From Microbacterium croceum, a single genomic window includes:
- a CDS encoding hemolysin family protein, with the protein MGDLLWNIALVFAFVLIGGVFAATEMALVTLRESQITAIGQRGRRGAKVAALARNPNTFLSAVQIGVTVAGFASAAYGATSIAPSVAPVLESWGMAAPLSLTVATLVLTLVIAYLSLVLGELVPKRLAIQRNAQFAYAVAPALNGFATVMRPVIWLLSVSTNALVRVLGGDPHKTADEMTDEEVREIVASHQGLPDDERRILDDVLSLRGRQISEVMRPRPEVVALDETFTVGEAIAQARELPFSRYPVSDKSIDDITGFVHVRDLFEAVAEEPTQALSTLVRPILYIPSTARVLPTLTRLRAEGHHIAVVVDEYGGTDGLVTLEDLVEEVVGEIFDEYDTAELEVAGGAIDGRLNLQDFEEATGIELPRGSSDTIAGFVTEQLGRLAVVGDVVEVEGATIQVAELDRRRIARVRVTAHSESD; encoded by the coding sequence ATGGGCGACCTGCTCTGGAACATCGCTCTCGTCTTCGCGTTCGTGCTCATCGGTGGCGTGTTCGCCGCCACCGAGATGGCGCTCGTCACGCTGCGCGAGAGCCAGATCACGGCGATCGGCCAGCGCGGACGCCGCGGCGCGAAGGTCGCGGCCCTCGCCCGCAACCCCAACACCTTTCTCTCCGCGGTGCAGATCGGGGTGACCGTGGCCGGCTTCGCGTCGGCCGCGTACGGTGCGACCTCGATCGCGCCGTCCGTGGCTCCGGTGCTCGAGTCGTGGGGAATGGCGGCCCCGCTGTCGCTCACCGTCGCGACGCTGGTGCTCACGCTGGTCATCGCGTACCTGTCGCTCGTGCTCGGCGAGCTCGTGCCGAAGCGTCTGGCGATCCAGCGCAACGCGCAGTTCGCCTACGCCGTCGCTCCTGCGCTGAACGGTTTCGCGACCGTCATGCGTCCGGTGATCTGGCTGCTGTCGGTCTCGACCAATGCGCTCGTACGCGTGCTCGGCGGCGATCCGCACAAGACCGCCGACGAGATGACCGACGAGGAGGTGCGCGAGATCGTCGCCAGCCATCAGGGACTTCCGGATGACGAGCGGCGGATCCTGGACGACGTGCTGTCTCTGCGCGGGCGGCAGATCAGCGAGGTCATGCGACCGCGTCCGGAGGTCGTCGCACTCGACGAGACGTTCACGGTGGGCGAGGCGATCGCGCAGGCGCGGGAGCTGCCGTTCTCGCGGTACCCCGTGTCGGACAAGTCCATCGACGACATCACCGGGTTCGTCCATGTGCGCGACCTGTTCGAGGCCGTCGCCGAGGAGCCGACGCAGGCGCTCTCGACGCTGGTGCGCCCCATCCTCTACATCCCGTCGACGGCGCGGGTGCTGCCGACGCTCACGCGACTGCGGGCCGAGGGGCACCACATCGCCGTCGTCGTGGACGAATACGGCGGAACCGACGGGCTCGTCACGCTTGAAGACCTCGTGGAGGAGGTCGTCGGAGAGATCTTCGACGAGTACGACACCGCCGAGCTGGAGGTTGCGGGCGGCGCCATCGACGGTCGGCTCAACCTGCAGGACTTCGAGGAGGCGACCGGCATCGAGCTGCCCCGAGGATCCTCCGACACGATCGCCGGGTTCGTGACCGAGCAGCTCGGACGCCTGGCGGTCGTCGGCGATGTCGTGGAGGTCGAGGGGGCCACCATCCAGGTGGCCGAGCTCGACCGGCGCCGCATCGCCCGGGTGCGGGTGACCGCACACAGCGAGTCCGACTGA
- a CDS encoding arginase family protein: MITLLSAPSNLGLRPPQPGSVPGAAKAPEALREAGLFHRFATLGARDGGIVLSGRYVDDDDTRAAGHVRNETAMIDHSRRLSARITAALEAGTAPLVIGGDCAVLLGAGLSAVRDGDTGLVHIDGHTDFRHPGNSEECASVAGEALAAAIGRHWPAIADIDGQGPYFSADRTAHIGHRADDEEQEEVRGILARVTPAADVAARGAVTVAAESAAVAGGRYWLQVDVDVLDPTVMPAVDSPDPGGLSSTDLTALLRALAPNAIGASVTVFDPDLDPDGRYARVLVDILTEGLGGLGSAVRPG; this comes from the coding sequence ATGATCACCCTGCTCTCGGCCCCGAGCAACCTCGGGCTCCGCCCGCCGCAACCCGGAAGCGTCCCCGGTGCGGCAAAGGCACCAGAGGCGCTGCGCGAGGCCGGGCTGTTCCACCGGTTCGCCACGCTCGGCGCTCGCGACGGAGGCATCGTCCTTTCGGGGCGCTACGTCGACGATGACGACACCAGAGCGGCCGGGCATGTACGCAACGAGACGGCGATGATCGACCATTCTCGACGGCTCTCCGCACGGATCACCGCCGCGCTCGAGGCCGGAACCGCACCGTTGGTGATCGGCGGCGACTGCGCCGTGCTCCTCGGCGCGGGACTCTCGGCGGTGCGCGACGGCGATACCGGGCTCGTGCACATCGACGGACACACCGACTTCCGCCACCCCGGCAACAGCGAGGAGTGCGCGAGTGTGGCCGGCGAAGCACTCGCCGCAGCGATCGGACGGCACTGGCCCGCCATCGCGGACATCGACGGGCAGGGGCCGTATTTCTCGGCGGACCGCACGGCCCACATCGGCCACCGCGCCGACGACGAGGAGCAGGAAGAGGTGCGCGGCATCCTGGCTCGCGTGACGCCGGCCGCGGACGTCGCCGCGCGCGGTGCCGTCACTGTCGCCGCCGAGTCCGCCGCGGTCGCCGGCGGGAGGTACTGGCTTCAGGTCGATGTCGACGTGCTCGACCCGACCGTGATGCCCGCCGTCGACAGCCCCGACCCCGGCGGCCTCTCGTCCACCGACCTCACCGCACTCCTCCGCGCTCTCGCGCCGAACGCGATCGGCGCATCCGTGACCGTGTTCGACCCCGATCTCGACCCCGACGGGCGCTACGCGCGGGTGCTCGTCGACATCCTCACGGAGGGCTTGGGTGGCCTGGGCAGCGCCGTCCGCCCCGGCTGA
- a CDS encoding SDR family NAD(P)-dependent oxidoreductase yields the protein MDALAELHGRTILVTGANAGIGYWCVEQLAARGARVVLGCRSPDRARQAVAAVRSQVPAADLGILPLDLGSLTSVAEAAVGVDEQLDAVICNAGVKAARRDARTSDGLDLMVGTNFLGHFALLAQLEHALAQDARVVAVGSLAHRFADIDPATLSDSWRGSSLRQYGRSKAALMAFAFELDRRWADSSRLAVCAHPGYAVDPLTPQRPGAVETPAILRALAAPTRVVVQGKDGGALPIVHAATGADVVGGDYWGPSSALEFRGAPARVSASDQVHSPATGAALWDAAERITGVPFSA from the coding sequence ATGGATGCTCTCGCCGAACTGCACGGCCGCACGATCCTCGTCACCGGTGCAAACGCGGGGATCGGGTACTGGTGCGTCGAGCAGCTGGCGGCGCGAGGCGCCCGCGTCGTGCTGGGCTGCCGCTCCCCCGACCGTGCGCGGCAGGCCGTGGCTGCGGTCAGGTCGCAGGTGCCGGCAGCCGATCTGGGCATCCTCCCCCTCGACCTCGGGTCCCTCACGAGCGTCGCCGAGGCGGCGGTCGGCGTCGACGAGCAGCTCGACGCCGTCATCTGCAATGCGGGGGTGAAAGCTGCGCGCCGCGATGCCCGCACGAGCGATGGGCTCGACCTGATGGTCGGCACGAACTTCCTCGGGCACTTCGCGCTCCTCGCCCAGCTCGAGCACGCCCTCGCGCAGGATGCCCGTGTGGTCGCCGTCGGGTCGCTCGCCCACCGCTTCGCTGACATCGACCCCGCCACGCTCTCCGATTCGTGGCGGGGCTCCTCCCTCCGGCAGTACGGGCGCTCGAAGGCCGCACTCATGGCCTTCGCGTTCGAGCTCGACCGTCGCTGGGCCGACTCGTCTCGCCTTGCGGTGTGCGCGCACCCGGGCTACGCGGTCGATCCGCTCACCCCGCAGCGCCCGGGTGCGGTCGAGACGCCGGCCATCCTGCGCGCCCTCGCCGCGCCGACACGCGTGGTCGTGCAGGGAAAGGACGGCGGGGCGCTACCGATCGTGCACGCCGCCACCGGCGCCGATGTCGTCGGCGGCGACTACTGGGGTCCGAGCAGCGCGCTGGAGTTCCGGGGCGCCCCGGCCCGTGTCAGCGCATCGGACCAGGTGCACTCCCCCGCTACCGGTGCCGCGCTGTGGGACGCGGCCGAGCGGATCACCGGGGTTCCCTTCTCGGCCTGA
- a CDS encoding GtrA family protein, with the protein MPESHTGPLARDLIRFAAVGGVGVVIDVVVFNALRATILPDGSVTGAVLIAKVAATALAILANWAGNRWWTFRDRRGTSITVEMASFIAVSLVGSAIALGCLAISHYLFGFTSALADNISANVIGLLLGSLFRFSASRRWVFRAESLSPLQHVG; encoded by the coding sequence ATGCCTGAGAGCCACACCGGGCCCCTCGCACGAGACCTCATCCGCTTCGCGGCGGTGGGAGGCGTGGGCGTGGTGATCGATGTCGTCGTCTTCAACGCCCTGCGCGCCACGATCCTGCCCGATGGAAGCGTCACGGGCGCGGTGCTGATCGCGAAGGTCGCGGCCACTGCACTCGCGATCCTGGCGAACTGGGCAGGAAACCGGTGGTGGACGTTCCGGGACAGGCGCGGCACGAGCATCACTGTCGAGATGGCATCTTTCATCGCCGTCAGCCTCGTCGGAAGCGCCATCGCACTCGGATGCCTCGCGATCAGCCACTACCTGTTCGGATTCACCTCGGCGCTGGCCGACAACATCTCCGCCAACGTGATCGGCCTCCTGCTCGGCTCCCTCTTCCGCTTCAGCGCGTCGCGTCGTTGGGTGTTCCGTGCCGAATCGCTCAGCCCCCTGCAGCACGTAGGTTGA
- a CDS encoding polyprenol monophosphomannose synthase — protein MSDRALVILPTYNEAENIGPLVDRLRLSVPTADLLVVDDGSPDGTGGIADELARRDEAVHVLHRPGKSGLGAAYLHGFSWARQHGYGVVVECDADGSHHPEELERLLDAVRTADVVIGSRWVPGGAVEDWPVSRRTLSRAGSAYARAALHLPQHDVTSGYRAFRAAALDRIGLDGIQSEGYCFQIEMLWRANNAGLSIAEVPITFTDRRLGASKMRGRIVAEAMWRVTRWAWESRSHSPGRTSGEPRHA, from the coding sequence ATGTCCGATCGCGCTCTCGTCATCCTGCCCACCTACAACGAAGCGGAGAACATCGGTCCCCTGGTCGACCGTCTCCGCCTGAGCGTTCCCACGGCTGACCTCCTCGTCGTCGACGATGGCTCTCCGGACGGCACCGGTGGGATCGCTGATGAACTGGCCCGTCGGGATGAGGCGGTGCACGTGCTCCATCGGCCCGGCAAGTCCGGGCTCGGTGCCGCGTATCTGCACGGCTTCTCCTGGGCACGACAACACGGATACGGTGTCGTCGTCGAGTGCGATGCCGACGGATCGCACCATCCCGAGGAACTCGAGCGTCTCCTCGACGCCGTACGGACCGCCGACGTGGTCATCGGCTCACGGTGGGTGCCCGGCGGTGCCGTCGAAGACTGGCCCGTGTCGCGGCGCACACTGTCCCGAGCCGGGAGTGCCTACGCCCGGGCGGCGCTGCACCTTCCGCAGCACGATGTGACCAGCGGCTATCGTGCTTTTCGCGCGGCAGCGCTCGATCGCATCGGTCTTGATGGCATCCAGAGCGAGGGGTACTGCTTCCAGATCGAGATGCTGTGGCGCGCGAACAACGCCGGCCTCTCGATCGCGGAGGTGCCGATCACCTTCACCGATCGGCGGCTGGGAGCGTCGAAGATGCGGGGACGCATCGTGGCCGAGGCGATGTGGCGCGTCACCCGCTGGGCATGGGAGTCCCGCTCGCACTCCCCGGGCCGCACAAGCGGGGAGCCCCGCCATGCCTGA
- a CDS encoding glycosyltransferase family 39 protein: MSSTTIAPAEEARRARWRIPRASAPWLWGTVGAAVGFTGSWIPSYWGDEAASVMSAERSWSSLAGMLGSVDAVHGLYYVMLHLWVGAFGSAEAATRLLSALAAGVMVAGIVVLVRGSASDRFATMAGIAAVVLPRTTSMASEARSYALGAAAAVWLTVLLLRLLRRRAGIGGWIGYAFGAAACMYLFLYLGLLLVVHGLYVAVMHRERFASWLRSTAASVVLATPIVVLGYQQRAQIAFLARRDYTTVRNVLVSQWFGHPVVALFAWYLVIAASAALVVALVRGSAKDRPDQHLTVLALLWLVVPTALLLAGNLISPTYNVRYLSFCTPAAAILIARGAEAVGSLLAAHRRRIVPLGLVIALVVVCVPVYLGQRTPWAKDGGSDWRDVAEYIATNAHHGDAVIFDQTTKPSRDPRILVSLYPHAFSDLQDLALRTSYAERTHLWDAVVPNMVAVADAPGETSIWAVELSSPFGRPADITALLQDDFRVDASHRINRTTVYHLTKE; this comes from the coding sequence ATGTCGTCTACGACGATCGCGCCGGCCGAGGAGGCTCGTCGTGCGCGATGGCGGATTCCACGTGCCTCCGCCCCCTGGCTGTGGGGCACCGTCGGCGCCGCCGTGGGATTCACGGGCTCATGGATCCCGTCCTACTGGGGCGATGAGGCAGCCAGCGTGATGTCGGCGGAGCGGTCCTGGTCGAGTCTGGCCGGAATGCTCGGCTCGGTCGATGCCGTGCACGGCCTCTACTACGTGATGCTTCACCTGTGGGTGGGCGCGTTCGGATCCGCGGAGGCAGCCACACGGCTGCTCAGCGCCCTCGCCGCCGGGGTGATGGTCGCCGGAATCGTGGTGTTGGTGCGGGGGTCTGCGAGCGATCGGTTCGCGACCATGGCTGGTATCGCCGCGGTCGTGCTTCCTCGAACGACGTCGATGGCCTCCGAGGCCCGCTCGTATGCCCTCGGTGCGGCTGCTGCCGTGTGGCTGACCGTGCTGCTCCTGCGCCTTCTCCGGCGCCGTGCCGGGATCGGCGGCTGGATCGGCTACGCCTTCGGCGCGGCGGCGTGCATGTACCTCTTCCTCTATCTGGGCCTGCTGCTCGTCGTGCACGGCCTGTACGTCGCGGTCATGCATCGTGAGCGTTTCGCGTCGTGGTTGCGTTCCACCGCAGCGTCGGTGGTGCTCGCGACGCCCATCGTGGTTCTCGGATACCAGCAGCGCGCCCAGATCGCCTTTCTCGCGCGACGCGACTACACGACAGTCCGGAACGTGCTCGTGTCGCAGTGGTTCGGGCACCCCGTGGTTGCGCTCTTCGCGTGGTACCTCGTGATCGCGGCCTCCGCAGCGCTCGTTGTTGCTCTGGTGCGCGGGAGCGCGAAGGACCGACCGGACCAGCACCTCACCGTGCTCGCGCTGCTGTGGCTCGTGGTTCCCACTGCACTCCTGCTCGCGGGCAACCTGATCTCGCCGACGTACAACGTGCGCTATCTCTCGTTCTGCACCCCGGCCGCCGCAATCCTCATCGCACGCGGTGCCGAGGCAGTCGGCTCACTTCTCGCCGCGCACCGACGACGCATCGTTCCGCTCGGGTTGGTCATCGCTCTCGTGGTCGTGTGCGTGCCCGTCTATCTCGGGCAACGCACCCCGTGGGCGAAGGACGGCGGAAGCGATTGGCGCGACGTCGCGGAGTACATCGCAACGAACGCCCACCACGGAGACGCAGTGATCTTCGACCAGACGACGAAGCCATCGAGAGACCCCCGCATCCTCGTCTCCCTCTACCCGCACGCGTTCTCCGATCTGCAGGACCTGGCGCTGCGGACCTCCTACGCCGAGCGCACGCATCTGTGGGATGCGGTCGTACCGAACATGGTCGCTGTCGCCGACGCACCGGGAGAGACGAGCATCTGGGCGGTGGAACTGTCCTCTCCGTTCGGCCGTCCCGCCGACATCACTGCGCTGTTGCAGGACGACTTCCGGGTCGACGCCTCTCATCGAATCAACCGCACCACCGTCTACCACTTGACCAAGGAGTAA
- a CDS encoding COG4705 family protein, which produces MTNPMPDHMRTILMNRVPEVTLAFWVIKILSTTTGETFADYLNVDLGLGLSITTWVMGGLLLTALAAQFATRRYTSGIYWTVVVLISIVGTLLTDNLTDVLGVPLWVSTLIFSVVLAVTFGIWFAREHTLSIHTIFTRRRESFYWIAVLFTFALGTAAGDLISEGIGVGYVFGTVLFAALIGVIVIARFAFRLNVVFCFWAAYILTRPLGASIGDLLSQRPSDGGLGLGTTVTSLVFLVIIVAVAVYLGVKTSAQRREALAPGRSPQVVAAP; this is translated from the coding sequence ATGACGAACCCCATGCCCGACCACATGCGCACCATCCTGATGAACAGGGTGCCCGAGGTGACCCTCGCCTTCTGGGTGATCAAGATCCTCTCCACGACCACCGGCGAGACCTTCGCCGACTACCTCAACGTCGACCTCGGCCTGGGACTGAGCATCACCACCTGGGTGATGGGCGGCCTCCTTCTGACCGCGCTCGCCGCCCAGTTCGCCACGAGGCGCTACACCTCAGGTATCTATTGGACGGTCGTCGTGCTGATCAGCATCGTGGGAACGCTCCTCACCGATAATCTGACCGATGTGCTCGGTGTCCCGCTCTGGGTTAGCACGCTCATCTTCAGCGTCGTACTCGCCGTCACGTTCGGAATCTGGTTCGCCCGCGAGCACACGCTCTCCATCCACACGATCTTCACGCGACGTCGCGAGTCGTTCTACTGGATCGCCGTCCTGTTCACCTTCGCGCTCGGCACCGCCGCGGGCGACCTCATCTCGGAAGGGATCGGTGTCGGCTATGTCTTCGGCACGGTCCTCTTCGCCGCGCTGATCGGGGTCATCGTGATCGCCCGCTTCGCATTCCGCCTCAACGTGGTGTTCTGCTTCTGGGCCGCATACATCCTGACGCGCCCGCTGGGAGCCTCGATTGGGGACCTGCTCTCACAACGCCCTTCCGACGGTGGTCTCGGCCTCGGGACGACGGTGACGAGCCTCGTCTTCCTGGTGATCATCGTCGCAGTCGCGGTGTACCTCGGGGTGAAGACGTCCGCGCAACGCCGCGAAGCGCTGGCCCCCGGTCGCTCGCCGCAGGTTGTGGCCGCCCCGTAG
- a CDS encoding response regulator transcription factor: MTLRILTVEDEREMADLIARGLRADGYVVDVAGDGVEAMAFASDGGYDIAILDVMLPGMSGFELCRWLRRQHSGLAIILLTARDAVDDRVRGLDAGADDYLTKPFEFVELAARLRALSRRDAIGSTRMHVGGLHIDMTRHQISTDSGELRLSRTEFDLLRLLASNVGRVMPRAEILDVIWGSAAYIDPNIVDQYISYVRRKLDTVDAHVRIVTARGVGFELIAMDP; the protein is encoded by the coding sequence GTGACTCTGCGAATACTCACGGTCGAGGACGAGCGCGAGATGGCGGATCTCATCGCCAGGGGCCTGCGAGCAGATGGGTATGTCGTCGATGTCGCCGGTGACGGGGTGGAGGCGATGGCGTTCGCCAGCGACGGCGGTTATGACATCGCGATCCTCGACGTGATGCTTCCCGGCATGTCGGGCTTCGAGCTGTGCAGATGGTTGCGGCGGCAGCACTCAGGGCTCGCGATCATCCTCCTGACTGCGCGCGATGCCGTGGACGACCGGGTGCGCGGTCTCGATGCGGGCGCCGACGACTACTTGACCAAGCCGTTCGAGTTCGTCGAGCTCGCCGCCCGGTTGCGTGCGCTGAGCCGCAGGGACGCGATCGGCAGCACCCGCATGCACGTCGGTGGCCTGCACATCGACATGACCAGGCATCAGATCTCGACGGACTCCGGCGAGCTGCGGTTGAGTCGTACCGAGTTCGATCTGCTGCGCCTGCTCGCGTCGAACGTGGGACGGGTGATGCCCAGGGCGGAGATCCTGGATGTGATCTGGGGTTCCGCCGCCTACATCGACCCGAATATCGTCGACCAGTACATCAGCTACGTCCGTCGCAAGCTCGACACTGTCGACGCGCACGTGCGCATCGTCACCGCGCGCGGCGTGGGATTCGAGTTGATCGCGATGGACCCGTGA
- a CDS encoding sensor histidine kinase: protein MNSSRLGIRTRITGGSLLIAILISVIAGIVIYTQVERLVNESQARILEGIAGQYVTAITTGDTEELDMPGHGQLVLVVDSSGAIAVDTFPADLAAQTPDLVARRDGTRTVEAGSAEFLVRSTSVDAADGTWHVITASDSDTNVLDEVAWLLIVSIAVINIAFGASSWLIGSAALGPVSQLRRSAAALVASPSTETLPVGAARDEISELAETLNTLIAELRASAERERQIVSDASHEIRTPLAIIQTRLELAQREARSLDDMKVDVAAAQRTLARLSSLAASLLELSRIDAQHSSGSATVGALVAELAEAADRGRLRVADRNILIDYTDDISSPSAVVAVSEEDFGRVCDNLVGNAVHAIRDRGSVQLRLAEEQGAVILTVTDDGGGMNEDFVPLALDRFSRQSEARTGGGAGLGLPIVAGIAANAGGLVELRNDPGVGLCVSVRLPTRQPHGNTLTPG from the coding sequence GTGAATTCGTCCAGGCTGGGGATCCGGACGCGGATCACCGGAGGAAGCCTGCTGATCGCGATCCTGATCTCCGTCATCGCCGGCATCGTGATCTACACCCAGGTCGAGCGGCTCGTGAACGAGAGCCAGGCACGCATCCTCGAGGGGATCGCGGGCCAATACGTCACGGCCATCACCACGGGCGACACGGAGGAGCTGGACATGCCCGGCCACGGGCAGCTCGTGCTGGTCGTCGACTCCAGCGGCGCGATCGCGGTCGACACCTTCCCCGCCGACCTGGCCGCACAGACCCCGGACCTGGTCGCGCGTCGGGACGGAACGCGCACGGTCGAGGCCGGCTCCGCCGAGTTCCTCGTCCGTTCCACGTCGGTGGATGCGGCGGACGGTACCTGGCACGTGATCACGGCGAGCGACAGCGACACGAACGTGCTCGACGAGGTGGCGTGGCTGCTCATCGTCAGCATCGCCGTGATCAACATCGCTTTCGGAGCCTCGTCGTGGTTGATCGGGTCTGCGGCGCTCGGCCCGGTCTCGCAGCTGCGGCGGAGCGCCGCCGCTCTGGTCGCGAGCCCCAGTACCGAGACGCTTCCGGTTGGCGCGGCGCGCGACGAGATCTCAGAGCTGGCCGAGACTCTCAACACGCTCATCGCGGAGCTGCGGGCGTCCGCGGAGCGGGAGCGGCAGATCGTCTCCGATGCGAGTCATGAGATCCGCACCCCGCTCGCGATCATCCAGACGCGTCTGGAGCTCGCCCAGCGCGAGGCTCGCAGTCTCGATGACATGAAGGTCGACGTCGCCGCCGCGCAGCGGACCCTCGCCCGGTTGTCCTCCCTCGCCGCTTCGCTGCTGGAGCTGTCGCGAATCGACGCGCAGCACTCTTCCGGAAGTGCAACCGTCGGAGCGCTCGTCGCTGAGCTGGCGGAGGCCGCTGATCGCGGACGTCTGCGCGTCGCTGATCGCAACATCCTGATCGACTACACCGACGACATCTCCAGCCCTTCGGCCGTCGTCGCGGTGAGCGAGGAGGACTTCGGTCGGGTGTGTGACAACCTCGTCGGCAACGCCGTGCACGCGATCCGAGACCGCGGCAGCGTGCAGCTCCGTCTCGCCGAGGAGCAGGGCGCCGTGATCCTGACCGTCACCGATGACGGCGGCGGAATGAACGAGGACTTCGTGCCACTCGCCCTGGATCGCTTCTCGCGGCAGAGCGAGGCGCGCACCGGGGGCGGCGCGGGCCTGGGGCTGCCCATCGTCGCCGGGATCGCAGCCAATGCGGGAGGCCTCGTCGAGTTGAGGAACGATCCCGGCGTCGGGTTGTGCGTGTCCGTGCGACTGCCCACCAGGCAGCCACACGGGAATACACTGACCCCCGGGTAG